A genomic window from Xyrauchen texanus isolate HMW12.3.18 chromosome 31, RBS_HiC_50CHRs, whole genome shotgun sequence includes:
- the timd4 gene encoding T-cell immunoglobulin and mucin domain-containing protein 4 → MAAPPRLSVLRRILLLTISADMYSVLAFHVTEGSTVILSCHYSVKHHGLSHVCWGRDCGTFWCNDIIVQTDEYGVISKVSDRYKLIGDVLSGQMDLGVQRIQKEDSGPYCCRVDIEGFFNDKKVSYTLRVMKAPTTIPPTTTTQHTTESLEAQTVSLLSNQSRGGDSSMSDISWQNVTHVHSGVMMEAPISRITLQINIPVLSLSLSLLLLLLGGLALLTFKRGIYWKALDSGCFSKDPQHIIYEIRNRRPVEENIYTLE, encoded by the exons ATGGCTGCTCCTCCCAGGTTATCAGTGCTGCGCAGGATCCTCCTCCTCACCATCTCAG CTGACATGTACTCCGTTCTGGCGTTCCATGTGACAGAGGGCAGCACAGTGATTCTGTCGTGTCATTACTCAGTAAAGCACCACGGCCTGAGTCACGTCTGCTGGGGACGAGATTGTGGAACTTTCTGGTGCAACGACATCATTGTACAAACTGATGAGTATGGCGTCATTTCCAAAGTGTCAGACAGGTACAAGCTCATTGGAGATGTTCTTTCAGGCCAAATGGACTTGGGGGTCCAAAGGATACAGAAAGAAGACAGCGGGCCTTACTGCTGCAGAGTGGATATAGAAGGCTTCTTCAATGACAAGAAGGTGTCCTACACTTTGAGAGTCATGAAAG ccCCAACGACTATTCCACCTACAACCACGACACAGCATACCACAGAGTCACTGGAGGCACAGACAG TGTCATTGCTGTCAAATCAGTCCAGAGGAGGAGACTCATCTATGTCTGACATTTCCTGGCAGAATGTCACTCATGTTCATTCTGGGGTGATG ATGGAAGCACCCATCTCCAGAATCACACTTCAGATAAACATCCCTGTGCTGTCCCTGTCTCTCAGTCTGCTACTGCTCCTTTTGGGGGGCCTGGCCCTGTTGACCTTCAAAC GTGGGATTTATTGGAAGGCATTAGACAGTGGGTG TTTCTCAAAGGATCCACAACATATTATCTATGAAATACGCAACAGGAGACCAGTAGAGGAAAACATCTACACACTGGAATAG